One region of Terricaulis silvestris genomic DNA includes:
- a CDS encoding SpoVR family protein, translating into MSLLAPESKLLFKGPDWDFDLIKRVHEACGEIGINEMGLDPYPNQIEVITTEQMLDAYASTGMPLFYRHWSFGKEFARNEALYRKGHQGLAYEIVINSNPCLVYIMEENSATMQTLVIAHAGYGHSHFFKNNYVFKQWTDAGGILDYLEFARALIAKYEDRYGQEEVERLLDAAHALQSHGIHRFPRKRMPDLRSEERREEERRLHGEQLFNDLWRTVPTGKRKLNKDEDAKRKALLGLPEENLLYFLEKTAPRLRPWQREILRIVRLINQYFYPQRQTKVMNEGCATYTHHRIMNRLHEKGQINDGSFLEFIHSHTGVVLQPGFDDRRYGGINPYALGFAMCNDIERICTKPTDEDREWMPAIAGNGDAYGTLRDIWANYRDESFVSQFLSPACIRDFGLFNVVDDEEQDEMNVAAIHDERGYRRIKRQLSKHYDIAYRDPDIQIVDVDLAGDRKLILSHRVLDGMVLEEHDTERVLQHVADLWGYDVKLVEQDDNGNVKGEHTASPRRAFA; encoded by the coding sequence ATGAGCTTGCTAGCGCCTGAGTCCAAGCTGCTGTTCAAAGGCCCCGATTGGGATTTTGATCTGATCAAGCGCGTGCACGAAGCGTGCGGCGAGATCGGCATCAATGAGATGGGGCTCGATCCCTATCCCAATCAGATCGAAGTTATCACCACCGAGCAGATGTTGGATGCGTATGCCTCCACAGGCATGCCGCTGTTCTATCGGCACTGGTCGTTCGGCAAGGAATTTGCGCGCAACGAGGCGCTCTACCGCAAAGGCCATCAGGGCCTGGCGTATGAGATCGTCATCAACTCGAACCCGTGCCTCGTCTACATCATGGAGGAAAACTCCGCGACGATGCAGACGTTGGTGATCGCGCACGCGGGCTACGGGCACAGCCACTTCTTCAAGAACAATTACGTGTTCAAGCAGTGGACCGACGCCGGCGGCATTCTCGACTACCTTGAGTTCGCACGGGCGCTGATCGCGAAGTACGAGGATCGGTACGGGCAAGAGGAAGTCGAGCGCCTCTTAGACGCGGCGCATGCGCTGCAAAGCCACGGCATTCATCGCTTCCCCCGGAAGCGCATGCCGGACTTGCGCTCGGAAGAACGGCGCGAGGAGGAGCGGCGCTTGCATGGCGAGCAGCTGTTCAACGATCTCTGGCGCACGGTGCCGACGGGCAAGCGCAAGCTGAACAAGGACGAGGACGCCAAGCGTAAGGCGCTGCTCGGGCTGCCGGAAGAGAACTTGCTCTATTTCTTGGAGAAGACGGCGCCGCGGCTGCGGCCGTGGCAGCGCGAGATTTTGCGCATCGTGCGGCTGATCAACCAGTACTTCTATCCGCAGCGGCAAACCAAAGTGATGAACGAAGGTTGCGCCACCTACACGCACCATCGCATCATGAATCGCCTGCACGAAAAGGGTCAGATCAACGACGGCTCGTTCCTCGAGTTCATCCACTCACACACTGGCGTCGTGCTGCAGCCTGGGTTCGACGACCGGCGCTATGGCGGCATCAATCCGTACGCGCTTGGTTTTGCCATGTGCAACGATATCGAGCGCATCTGCACCAAGCCGACGGACGAAGATCGCGAATGGATGCCGGCTATCGCGGGCAATGGCGACGCGTACGGCACGCTGCGGGATATCTGGGCGAACTATCGCGACGAAAGTTTCGTCTCGCAATTCCTGTCGCCGGCGTGCATTCGGGATTTCGGCTTGTTCAATGTCGTCGACGACGAGGAGCAGGACGAGATGAACGTGGCCGCGATCCATGACGAGCGCGGCTATCGGCGGATCAAGCGCCAGCTGTCGAAGCACTACGACATCGCGTATCGCGATCCGGACATTCAGATTGTGGATGTGGACTTGGCGGGCGACCGCAAGCTCATCCTTTCGCACCGTGTGCTCGACGGCATGGTGCTGGAGGAGCACGACACCGAGCGTGTGCTGCAGCACGTCGCTGATCTCTGGGGCTATGACGTGAAGCTCGTGGAGCAGGACGATAACGGCAACGTTAAGGGCGAGCACACGGCGAGCCCGCGCCGGGCGTTTGCTTAA
- the rimP gene encoding ribosome maturation factor RimP has translation MLPREPPLRATNPVEERVIALIEPTASGLGFRVVRVRVSGNRRKRLQIMAERVSDGEMGIDDCSRLSRALSPVFDLEDPIPGGEYDLEISSPGIDRPLMRVEDFERFLGHDAKVETAAMQNGQRRFKGKIERIEGDVIVLTTDQGEAAVPFSALSDARLVLTDRLIEQDLKRARAAEVAEQENTDEGKTP, from the coding sequence TTGTTACCTCGGGAGCCGCCTCTGCGCGCGACGAACCCAGTGGAAGAGCGCGTCATCGCGCTGATCGAACCGACGGCCTCTGGCCTCGGGTTCCGGGTGGTGCGGGTGCGCGTTTCCGGGAACCGCAGGAAGCGGCTGCAGATCATGGCTGAGCGCGTGAGCGACGGCGAGATGGGCATCGATGATTGCTCGCGACTGTCGCGGGCGCTGTCGCCGGTGTTCGACCTGGAAGACCCGATCCCGGGCGGCGAGTACGATCTAGAGATCAGCTCGCCCGGCATCGACCGTCCGCTGATGCGGGTCGAGGATTTCGAGCGCTTCCTAGGTCATGACGCAAAGGTCGAAACGGCCGCGATGCAGAACGGCCAACGCCGCTTCAAAGGCAAGATCGAGCGCATCGAAGGTGATGTGATCGTGCTGACCACGGATCAGGGCGAAGCGGCGGTGCCCTTTTCGGCGCTGTCGGACGCGCGTCTCGTGCTGACCGACCGGCTGATCGAACAAGATTTGAAACGCGCTCGCGCGGCAGAGGTCGCCGAGCAAGAGAATACGGACGAAGGGAAGACACCATGA
- the trmB gene encoding tRNA (guanosine(46)-N7)-methyltransferase TrmB, with protein sequence MTPGMDEHRPLRTFGRIKARTLKPRQAGLMDTLLPHLAVPDEGAIDVEALFSSPAPTRGGGQGGGGRADAAAFADTSATARPPSDRFAVTSPARGEVVLEIGFGGGEHLVAQATAHPETRFIGVEPFINGVASCLRHIEDSGVQNVRLHQGDARDVIARLPDASVELCYILFPDPWPKVRHHKRRLIQPAFLDDLARVLKPGAEVRFATDWANYASWTLEHFVRDTRFAWTAERAEDWRNAWPGHVTTRYEAKKLGDCAPVWLRFARR encoded by the coding sequence CTGACGCCGGGAATGGACGAACACCGCCCCCTCCGCACTTTCGGCCGGATCAAGGCCCGGACCCTGAAGCCTCGCCAGGCTGGGCTGATGGATACGCTGTTGCCGCATCTGGCTGTGCCGGACGAAGGCGCGATTGATGTTGAAGCGCTGTTCTCTTCCCCCGCCCCCACGCGGGGCGGGGGGCAGGGGGGTGGGGGGCGTGCCGACGCGGCTGCCTTTGCCGACACCAGCGCGACTGCACGCCCCCCCTCCGACCGCTTCGCGGTCACCTCCCCCGCGAGGGGGGAGGTTGTTTTGGAGATTGGCTTCGGTGGCGGCGAGCACTTGGTGGCGCAAGCCACCGCACATCCAGAGACGCGCTTCATCGGCGTCGAGCCCTTCATCAACGGCGTCGCGTCGTGTCTGCGGCACATCGAAGACAGCGGCGTCCAGAACGTTCGGCTGCATCAGGGTGATGCACGCGATGTGATCGCGCGGCTGCCGGATGCGAGCGTGGAGCTTTGCTACATTCTGTTTCCCGATCCGTGGCCGAAGGTGCGGCATCACAAGCGGCGGTTGATCCAACCGGCATTCTTGGATGATCTGGCGCGCGTGCTGAAGCCGGGCGCCGAGGTGCGGTTCGCGACGGATTGGGCGAACTATGCGTCGTGGACGCTGGAGCATTTCGTGCGCGACACGCGGTTCGCGTGGACGGCAGAGCGCGCGGAGGATTGGCGCAATGCTTGGCCGGGGCATGTGACGACGCGCTATGAAGCGAAGAAGCTTGGCGATTGCGCGCCGGTCTGGCTGCGGTTTGCGCGGCGCTGA
- a CDS encoding ATP-dependent DNA helicase gives MILPTAPQPDPAVAEARAALSDRTPIVMVVGRAGTGKSHFIRSLVEADPQYPQAVLAPTGLAAMNIGGQTVHSFFGFPPRPLIGLQEKPHWFFQRTARAISRLIVDEVSMLRADVLDAMDQHLKVARKSSRPFGGVQMLLVGDFYQLPPVVRGEEGQLLEDAGYSTPYAFSAHCLRDAPIAAVQLTEVHRQTNQDFIALLSSIRESRGVEEAVTILNTVCLDRSLPKRPVLLCATNAVADRYNANGLASLETAAARYTGAFEGEPPKSQGDRFPAPMELVLKRGARVIFTQNDPADRWVNGSLGTVKSLDDELIVVVLDAGGEVDVERATWPQARWTWNAKENRMEVKEEFKYVQFPLAPAWALTIHKAQGMTLDSVEIDLGRGAFAPGQAYVALSRARSMETLRLTRPLSPRDVQVDPAIADGLARLGI, from the coding sequence ATGATTCTCCCCACAGCGCCTCAGCCCGATCCCGCCGTCGCGGAAGCGCGCGCCGCGCTGTCTGATCGCACGCCGATCGTGATGGTCGTCGGCCGCGCCGGCACCGGCAAAAGCCACTTCATCCGATCGCTGGTCGAAGCCGACCCGCAATACCCTCAAGCCGTGCTGGCGCCGACCGGCCTCGCCGCCATGAACATTGGCGGCCAGACCGTGCACTCCTTTTTCGGCTTCCCGCCGCGCCCGCTGATCGGCCTTCAGGAAAAACCGCACTGGTTCTTCCAACGCACCGCGCGCGCGATCAGCCGGCTGATCGTCGACGAAGTTTCCATGCTTCGCGCCGACGTGCTCGACGCCATGGATCAGCACTTAAAGGTCGCACGCAAATCTTCGCGCCCGTTCGGCGGCGTGCAGATGTTGTTGGTCGGCGACTTCTACCAGCTGCCGCCCGTCGTGCGCGGCGAGGAAGGGCAGCTCCTGGAAGACGCCGGCTATTCCACACCCTACGCCTTCTCCGCGCATTGCCTCCGCGACGCACCGATCGCCGCCGTGCAGCTCACCGAAGTGCATCGCCAAACCAACCAAGACTTCATCGCGCTGCTTTCCTCCATCCGCGAAAGCCGCGGCGTCGAAGAAGCGGTGACCATCCTCAACACCGTTTGCCTCGATCGCTCGTTGCCGAAACGCCCCGTCCTTCTCTGCGCCACCAACGCCGTCGCTGACAGGTACAACGCCAACGGCCTCGCCTCTCTCGAAACCGCGGCGGCGCGCTACACCGGCGCGTTCGAAGGCGAACCACCCAAGTCGCAAGGCGATCGCTTTCCCGCGCCGATGGAGCTGGTGCTGAAACGCGGCGCACGCGTGATCTTCACGCAGAACGATCCCGCGGACCGATGGGTCAACGGCTCACTCGGCACCGTGAAGTCGCTCGATGATGAGCTGATCGTAGTCGTCCTCGATGCCGGTGGCGAAGTCGATGTCGAGCGCGCCACCTGGCCGCAAGCGCGTTGGACTTGGAACGCCAAGGAAAACCGCATGGAGGTGAAAGAGGAATTCAAATACGTGCAATTCCCGCTCGCCCCCGCCTGGGCGCTCACTATCCACAAAGCCCAAGGCATGACGCTCGACAGCGTCGAAATCGATCTCGGCCGCGGCGCCTTTGCGCCGGGTCAGGCCTACGTCGCACTCTCCCGCGCGCGCAGCATGGAAACACTGCGCCTGACGCGTCCGCTCTCACCACGCGATGTGCAAGTTGATCCGGCGATCGCAGACGGTCTGGCGCGGTTGGGCATTTGA
- a CDS encoding M1 family metallopeptidase has product MKRWSFAALMALLLALPAAAQTEREVRLSENARPTHYDLTVTPNIEALTFTGQVNIDLTLAEASNEITLNAANLAFTRVRLDERNTPQVSFNEEDQTATFTFSRPVTAGAHRLSIAYTGTINTGAFGLFAQDYENDDGSEGRMLATQFEAADFRRFAPSFDEPSFKATFDLTVVAPANLVVVSNMPEASSQAIAGGLKRTRFATTPLMSTYPVFLAVGDLERISQDVDGVLVSVYTRRGLTEQARFGLQAAVETLPWLNTYFGVPYPLPKLDIVAIPGAGDFAAMENWGAISYFETYLLVDEQTTSEALRQFIYTTMAHEIGHMWFGDLVTPVWWDDIWLNEGFASWIENRGSDELKPEWRLWDQAQGALQGAMIQDARPTSHPIIVPIANVDQAEQAFDAITYQKGFAVVRMLENHVGADGFRAGVQAYMRQYANQNTRSVQLWESIEAASGQPVRQIADDFTRQPGVPLITAETGRCRGGQMPVTLRQGEFTSLPVDRRPLLWHVPVTIQSLSGGAPVHLLTGDDRTASGSIACGAYVVNPGQVGYYRTRYPHAAFDQLGQNFARLDAADQLGLLYDTRALGRAGAVSAADFFALASRTPQTADPNVWALIAGELSNADFLYGDNDPRRERYRTFARGLLNPVFARVGWSRQQGESDNTSILRAALINALSQLEDPVFEAEALRRYNAGEIDGRVRGAVMGAVGASASPETFDRILASARASTSQLEKRTLFNSLAATRDRALAQRVLDLAFTEDVPAAFSPGLIGGVANHYPELAYDYAAAHRAEIAARLDPDTAATFLPGLISGSNDPAMLRRLRETIDRDVPATSRRQPEAQYAGMNERITTRERRLNDISAWVTSRGRSR; this is encoded by the coding sequence ATGAAAAGATGGTCGTTCGCCGCGCTGATGGCGCTGCTTCTTGCACTACCGGCTGCCGCGCAGACAGAACGCGAAGTCCGGCTAAGCGAGAATGCGCGCCCGACGCACTACGATCTCACGGTGACTCCCAACATCGAGGCGCTGACCTTCACCGGTCAGGTCAACATCGATCTCACGCTCGCCGAAGCCAGCAACGAGATCACGCTGAACGCCGCGAACCTGGCGTTCACCCGCGTCCGCCTCGATGAGCGCAACACGCCCCAAGTCAGCTTCAACGAAGAAGACCAAACCGCGACCTTCACCTTCTCGCGTCCGGTGACTGCCGGCGCACACCGCCTCTCCATCGCCTACACCGGCACGATCAACACCGGCGCCTTTGGCCTCTTCGCCCAAGACTATGAAAACGATGACGGCAGCGAAGGCCGCATGCTGGCGACGCAATTCGAAGCCGCCGACTTCCGTCGCTTCGCGCCCTCGTTTGACGAACCGAGCTTCAAGGCGACGTTCGATCTCACCGTCGTCGCGCCTGCCAATCTTGTCGTCGTCTCCAACATGCCGGAAGCGTCGTCGCAGGCCATCGCCGGCGGCCTGAAGCGCACGCGCTTCGCCACCACGCCGCTGATGTCGACCTACCCGGTGTTCCTCGCTGTCGGCGATCTTGAGCGCATCTCGCAAGACGTCGATGGCGTGCTGGTCAGCGTCTACACGCGCCGCGGCCTCACCGAGCAAGCCCGCTTCGGTCTGCAAGCCGCCGTCGAAACGCTGCCGTGGCTGAACACTTATTTCGGCGTGCCTTATCCGTTGCCGAAGCTTGATATCGTCGCCATCCCAGGCGCTGGCGATTTCGCCGCCATGGAGAACTGGGGCGCCATCAGCTATTTCGAGACGTATCTGCTTGTCGATGAGCAGACGACGTCCGAAGCGCTCCGCCAATTCATCTACACCACGATGGCCCACGAAATCGGCCACATGTGGTTCGGCGATCTCGTCACCCCGGTGTGGTGGGACGACATCTGGCTCAACGAAGGCTTCGCCAGCTGGATCGAAAACCGCGGCTCCGACGAACTAAAGCCTGAGTGGCGTCTATGGGACCAAGCCCAAGGCGCACTGCAAGGTGCGATGATCCAAGACGCGCGCCCAACCTCGCACCCGATCATCGTCCCGATCGCCAACGTCGATCAGGCCGAGCAAGCCTTTGACGCGATCACGTACCAAAAGGGCTTCGCCGTCGTGCGCATGCTTGAGAACCACGTCGGCGCCGACGGCTTCCGCGCGGGTGTGCAGGCTTACATGCGTCAGTACGCCAACCAGAACACCCGCAGCGTTCAGCTCTGGGAATCGATCGAAGCCGCGTCGGGCCAACCGGTGCGCCAGATTGCCGACGATTTCACGCGCCAACCTGGCGTGCCGCTGATCACGGCCGAAACCGGCCGCTGCCGCGGCGGACAAATGCCGGTCACGCTGCGCCAAGGTGAATTCACGTCGCTGCCGGTCGATCGCCGGCCCCTGCTCTGGCACGTGCCCGTCACCATCCAAAGCTTGAGCGGCGGCGCTCCCGTGCATCTGCTAACTGGCGATGATCGCACCGCGTCCGGCTCGATCGCCTGCGGCGCTTACGTCGTGAACCCCGGCCAAGTCGGCTACTACCGCACGCGCTATCCGCATGCTGCGTTCGACCAACTCGGACAAAACTTCGCGCGGCTCGACGCCGCCGATCAACTCGGCTTGCTCTACGACACCCGCGCCCTCGGCCGCGCCGGCGCCGTCTCGGCGGCGGACTTCTTCGCGCTGGCCTCACGCACGCCGCAGACCGCCGACCCGAACGTCTGGGCGCTCATCGCCGGCGAACTCAGCAACGCCGACTTCCTCTACGGCGACAACGATCCCCGCCGCGAGCGCTACCGCACCTTCGCACGCGGCTTGCTCAACCCGGTGTTCGCGCGCGTCGGCTGGAGCCGCCAGCAAGGCGAGTCTGACAACACCAGCATCCTGCGCGCGGCGCTGATCAACGCGCTCTCGCAACTGGAAGACCCGGTGTTCGAAGCCGAAGCCCTGCGCCGCTACAATGCCGGCGAAATCGACGGCCGCGTCCGCGGCGCGGTGATGGGCGCCGTCGGCGCTTCCGCTTCGCCCGAGACGTTCGATCGCATCCTCGCCAGCGCCCGCGCCTCCACCTCGCAACTTGAAAAGCGCACGCTGTTCAACTCGCTCGCCGCGACGCGAGATCGTGCACTAGCGCAGCGCGTGCTGGATCTGGCGTTCACCGAAGACGTGCCAGCCGCATTCAGCCCAGGCCTCATCGGCGGCGTCGCCAACCACTATCCGGAACTCGCCTACGATTACGCGGCGGCACATCGCGCCGAAATCGCAGCGCGGCTCGATCCGGACACGGCCGCCACGTTCCTGCCCGGCCTCATCTCCGGCTCGAACGATCCGGCGATGCTGCGCCGCCTTCGCGAAACCATCGACCGTGACGTTCCCGCAACCTCGCGCCGGCAACCGGAAGCGCAATACGCCGGCATGAACGAACGGATCACCACGCGCGAACGCCGCCTCAACGACATTAGCGCCTGGGTCACGTCGCGCGGCCGCTCGCGTTAA
- a CDS encoding lysophospholipid acyltransferase family protein, which produces MSGETTTLWDGMIRLPRRLFGQASDIVRVFELALLYLAALYLPKSWALVFADAAGSLISLSPLGGRTRQWMRSTFPAAEDTDKLAREWLRRPFRDHVVVTRIAENRETADQWRVEQRNPPAILREPGKSVLIVIGHFSRQAVAAVFSPLACPKKLVSVVAPVEQGTHDARALRIRVQLGEMVKAIRRLRNDDVEVVEVSGRSVATRLLHSLREPDKVMIISADVPWPKGRSAGHERPFAGHSSQNFALGGARLSRLAQCPIVMCVPFLDGDRIVLEWSDPLMPAAAGDADSDVRVTNEMLDTIERAVGERPGQYVLAVGHDRYWDPKTGTWQMPVAETVAAPAPAKAAEAATIV; this is translated from the coding sequence ATGAGCGGCGAAACGACAACGTTGTGGGACGGCATGATCCGACTTCCGCGCCGCTTGTTTGGTCAGGCGAGCGATATCGTTCGCGTTTTTGAGTTGGCGCTGCTTTACTTGGCTGCGCTCTATCTTCCCAAGTCTTGGGCTCTGGTGTTTGCCGATGCCGCGGGCTCGCTTATTTCTCTTTCGCCGCTCGGTGGACGAACCCGGCAATGGATGCGTTCGACGTTTCCCGCTGCCGAGGATACGGACAAACTCGCACGCGAGTGGCTGCGCCGGCCGTTCCGGGATCATGTCGTCGTAACCCGCATCGCCGAGAACCGCGAGACCGCCGATCAATGGCGCGTTGAACAAAGAAATCCGCCCGCCATCCTGCGTGAACCGGGAAAGTCCGTGCTGATCGTGATCGGTCACTTCTCCCGACAGGCCGTGGCCGCGGTCTTCTCGCCGCTTGCCTGTCCCAAGAAGCTCGTTTCTGTCGTCGCGCCAGTGGAGCAAGGCACGCATGACGCGCGGGCGCTCCGCATTCGCGTGCAACTCGGCGAAATGGTTAAGGCCATCCGTCGTCTGCGGAATGATGACGTTGAAGTCGTCGAGGTCAGCGGTCGCAGCGTGGCCACCCGGTTGCTTCACTCGCTGCGCGAGCCGGACAAGGTCATGATCATCTCAGCCGACGTGCCTTGGCCCAAGGGTCGCTCCGCCGGACACGAACGCCCCTTTGCAGGGCATTCGTCGCAGAACTTCGCCCTGGGCGGCGCGCGGCTGTCGCGCCTCGCCCAGTGCCCAATCGTGATGTGTGTGCCGTTTCTGGACGGCGACCGCATCGTGCTGGAATGGAGCGATCCCCTAATGCCGGCCGCGGCAGGCGACGCAGACTCGGACGTGCGCGTCACCAACGAAATGCTCGACACCATCGAGCGCGCCGTCGGCGAGCGCCCCGGCCAATACGTTCTCGCCGTCGGCCACGACCGCTACTGGGATCCGAAAACCGGGACCTGGCAAATGCCGGTCGCCGAAACCGTCGCCGCGCCAGCGCCCGCCAAAGCCGCCGAAGCAGCAACCATCGTCTAA
- a CDS encoding aldehyde dehydrogenase family protein — MREQLNFYIDGKWVAPAKARTHDVINPANEEPVGRISLGSAADVDKAVAAARKAFATWSVTTVDERKAILDKIIAIYQRRMGEMAETISMEMGAPMPIATQQQAPAGIGYLIDARKQLDTFDFEYDYGKGRRILKEAIGVIGMITPWNWPMNQIGAKVGPALAAGCTMVLKPSELAPLNAILFAEILDEAGVPPGVFNLVNGDGPGVGNALSSHPDVDMLSFTGSTRAGTSVMQNAAVGIKKVALELGGKSPNIILDDADLPQAVARGMLHMANNTGQSCNAPSRMLAPKSKYDEVVAIAAKTAQSIKVRAPADAEGSDIGPLANANQFQKVQGLIQKGIDEGARLVAGGVGRPDGLKSGYYVKPTVFADVNNNMTIAREEIFGPVLVIIPYETEEEAVRIANDTPYGLAAYVQGSEGRARKVARQLRAGMVHINGAQGGLGSPFGGYKQSGIGREGGAFGVEEFLEVKGAYGWGEQTA; from the coding sequence ATGCGCGAGCAGCTCAATTTCTATATCGATGGCAAATGGGTCGCCCCGGCCAAGGCGCGCACACATGACGTGATCAATCCGGCCAACGAAGAGCCGGTCGGCCGCATCTCGCTGGGCAGCGCCGCTGACGTCGATAAAGCCGTCGCCGCCGCCCGCAAGGCGTTCGCGACCTGGAGCGTCACCACCGTCGATGAGCGCAAAGCCATCCTCGACAAGATCATCGCCATCTATCAGCGCCGCATGGGCGAGATGGCCGAGACCATTTCGATGGAAATGGGCGCGCCGATGCCGATCGCCACGCAACAGCAGGCGCCCGCCGGCATTGGCTACCTAATCGACGCCCGCAAGCAGCTCGACACCTTCGACTTCGAATACGATTACGGCAAAGGCCGCCGCATCCTGAAAGAAGCGATCGGCGTCATCGGCATGATCACGCCGTGGAATTGGCCGATGAACCAGATCGGCGCGAAGGTCGGCCCCGCGCTCGCCGCCGGCTGCACCATGGTGCTGAAACCGTCTGAACTCGCGCCGCTCAACGCCATTCTGTTCGCCGAAATCCTCGACGAAGCCGGCGTGCCGCCTGGCGTGTTCAACCTCGTCAACGGCGACGGCCCCGGCGTCGGCAACGCGCTCTCGTCGCATCCCGATGTCGATATGCTGAGCTTCACCGGCTCCACGCGCGCCGGCACGTCGGTGATGCAAAACGCTGCCGTTGGTATCAAGAAAGTCGCACTCGAACTCGGCGGCAAGAGCCCGAACATCATTCTCGACGACGCCGACCTGCCACAAGCTGTCGCGCGCGGCATGCTGCACATGGCCAACAACACCGGCCAAAGCTGCAACGCGCCGTCGCGCATGCTGGCGCCGAAGTCGAAGTACGACGAAGTCGTCGCCATCGCCGCCAAGACAGCGCAGAGCATCAAGGTGCGCGCGCCCGCCGACGCCGAAGGCAGTGATATCGGTCCGCTGGCCAACGCCAACCAATTCCAAAAGGTGCAAGGCCTCATCCAAAAAGGCATCGACGAAGGCGCGCGTCTCGTCGCCGGCGGCGTTGGCCGCCCTGATGGCTTGAAATCCGGCTATTACGTGAAGCCGACCGTGTTCGCTGACGTGAACAACAACATGACCATCGCGCGCGAAGAAATCTTCGGACCGGTGCTGGTGATCATCCCGTACGAAACCGAAGAAGAAGCCGTCCGCATCGCCAACGACACGCCGTACGGCCTGGCCGCCTACGTGCAAGGCTCGGAAGGTCGCGCACGCAAGGTCGCGCGCCAGCTACGCGCTGGCATGGTGCACATCAACGGCGCTCAGGGCGGTCTCGGTTCGCCGTTCGGCGGCTACAAGCAATCCGGCATCGGCCGCGAAGGCGGCGCATTCGGCGTCGAGGAATTCCTCGAAGTGAAGGGCGCGTACGGCTGGGGCGAACAGACCGCTTAA